The genomic region GGAGCTGGCCACCGCCTTTCCGGGCAACACCGGTGTGCGGCCGCTCGCCATCACGCCGATGGCCGAGGTGCTGCGGCTCAACGGCTTTTCGACCGCTGCCTTCGGCAAGTATCACGAGACGCCCCCCTGGGAAGTCAGCGTCAGTGGCCCGCTCGCGCGCTGGCCCACGCACTCGGGCTTTGACGAGTTCTACGGCTTCATTGGCGGCGAGACGAACCAATGGGATCCGCTGATCTTTCACGGCACGGTTCCCATGCGCAAGCCGGCGAACGATGCGCACTATCACTTCACGACCGACATGACCGATCGGGCCATCGCCTGGATGCGCACGCAACAAGCGCTCACGCCTGACAAGCCGTTCATGATGTACTTTGCGACCGGCGCCACACACGCGCCCCATCACGCGCCGCGCGAGTGGATCGACAAGTATCGCGGCAAGTTCGACATGGGT from Candidatus Hydrogenedentota bacterium harbors:
- a CDS encoding sulfatase-like hydrolase/transferase, producing the protein ELATAFPGNTGVRPLAITPMAEVLRLNGFSTAAFGKYHETPPWEVSVSGPLARWPTHSGFDEFYGFIGGETNQWDPLIFHGTVPMRKPANDAHYHFTTDMTDRAIAWMRTQQALTPDKPFMMYFATGATHAPHHAPREWIDKYRGKFDMGWNKLREQTLAKQIALGVVPPGTKLAPKPKELPDW